Proteins found in one Magnolia sinica isolate HGM2019 chromosome 5, MsV1, whole genome shotgun sequence genomic segment:
- the LOC131246642 gene encoding zerumbone synthase-like: MLRLEVRRRLLGVLRGKCGNFFEKRGFSSTGTAGGRLQGKVALITGGASGLGKATAHEFIQQGARVIIADVDTHLGPLAAEGLGPQAHFIPCDVTVEHQVADAVDFSTSHHGKLDIMYNNAGIPGPSVPPSIADLDLDAFDRVMNVNVRGVMAGIKHAARVMIPAGTGCILCTASISGILGGLGPHPYTVSKFAIPGIVKSAASELCRHGVRINCISPFVVPTPLVLDQLAAFYPRDRIAEIVAGLGDLKGMKCEEADVARAAVYLASDEAQYVTGHNLVVDGGFTSFKRLNFPTPDQMG, from the exons atgctGAGACTTGAAGTCAG GAGGCGATTGCTCGGCGTTTTGAGGGGCAAGTGTGGTAATTTCTTCGAAAAGCGAGGGTTTTCATCGACGGGAACGGCCGGAGGAAG GCTTCAGGGCAAGGTGGCCCTGATCACAGGCGGAGCTAGTGGGCTAGGCAAGGCCACGGCCCATGAATTCATCCAACAAGGCGCCAGAGTCATTATCGCTGACGTTGATACCCACCTAGGCCCACTAGCTGCAGAAGGCCTGGGCCCACAAGCCCACTTCATCCCCTGCGACGTTACGGTGGAGCACCAAGTAGCGGACGCTGTGGATTTCTCCACGTCCCACCATGGCAAGCTAGACATCATGTACAACAATGCTGGCATCCCAGGCCCATCTGTCCCACCAAGCATCGCCGATCTCGATCTGGACGCCTTCGATCGCGTCATGAACGTCAACGTCCGAGGAGTGATGGCTGGGATCAAGCACGCGGCGCGCGTGATGATCCCAGCTGGCACGGGCTGCATTCTCTGTACGGCCAGCATTAGCGGGATCTTGGGCGGGCTTGGGCCCCACCCATACACTGTCTCGAAGTTCGCGATTCCAGGGATCGTGAAATCAGCGGCCAGCGAGCTTTGCCGGCATGGTGTACGGATCAACTGCATTTCGCCATTTGTGGTCCCCACACCTCTGGTCCTTGATCAGCTGGCTGCATTCTACCCTCGCGATCGGATCGCCGAGATCGTGGCTGGATTGGGCGATCTGAAGGGGATGAAATGTGAGGAGGCTGACGTGGCGCGGGCCGCAGTCTACCTGGCGTCTGATGAGGCCCAGTACGTAACGGGCCACAACTTGGTTGTTGATGGAGGGTTCACATCCTTCAAGCGGCTTAATTTCCCGACGCCAGATCAGATGGGATAG
- the LOC131246641 gene encoding pentatricopeptide repeat-containing protein At5g13270, chloroplastic, with protein sequence MSSLPFPPPHSNPSPGKIPTKSPAFFTGIPSSFSLKPLSPSIQNPQQNTQSGLLENTHLISLSKEFKFKEANEFLDAMDKAGVPVTDRAFESLFEACGKSNSLSYGRIFHDRMRKDGRIPFGSLGQCVIWMYFDCKGGSEYARKVFDEMPVKDLGTWRRMVSGYSRNGHFVEALGLLSQMVVSGVELDASVYVVLIRAVSVDSGLEIGKLVHSQGIRMGLIPDALIDPILVDMYVKCGCIESAHHVLDRMVEKNVVAWTGLMVGYTHADKEDEALALFGRMIQEGIELDEFVFSIALKACSGLDRLDIGRQIHGYVVKYGMDSDVSAGTPLVDFYVKCGSLEEAHRAFEKISHPNEFSWSSIISGFCHAGKFEESIRLYKDLRNRGIVLNSFIYTSIFQACSALADLNLGSQLHSDAVKRGLVSDLYGESALVTMYSRSGSLDYARRAFGWINRPDTIAWTAIISGCAYHGHASEALDLFRMMRSCGVRPNSVTFVGVFTACSHSGLVSEARRYLDSMSKDYGVEPTVDHYNCMVDIYCRAGRLEDAFKLIKSMPFDPDSMTWKILLGGCRTHQNVELGKIAGENLLRMAPNDTAAYVLMFNLYASARRWEEAANIRKVMIERDVRKEVSCSWITIKDKVHRFIVGDRHHPRTDEIYSKLEELSHLFAGHGYAHLIDDGSDGLHEERNEQLLDHSERLAIAFGLISTSGNAPILVFKNLRVCSDCHDFTKWVSKTSGREVVVRDSCRFHHFKGGKCSCGDYW encoded by the coding sequence ATGTCTTCTCTTCCTTTCCCGCCACCACATTCAAATCCCTCTCCCGGCAAAATCCCCACCAAAAGCCCTGCATTTTTCACCGGaattccttcttctttctctctaaaACCTCTATCTCCTTCAATCCAAAATCCCCAACAAAACACCCAATCTGGCCTTCTCGAAAACACACATCTAATCTCTCTCTCCAAGGAGTTCAAATTCAAAGAAGCCAATGAATTCCTTGACGCCATGGACAAGGCCGGTGTTCCCGTCACTGACCGCGCCTTCGAATCTCTGTTTGAAGCGTGCGGGAAGTCTAATTCCCTATCGTACGGGAGGATTTTTCATGACAGAATGCGAAAAGATGGGAGAATTCCATTTGGGTCTCTCGGACAATGCGTTATCTGGATGTATTTTGATTGCAAGGGCGGTTCTGAATATGCACGGaaggtgttcgatgaaatgcccgtGAAGGATTTGGGGACTTGGAGAAGGATGGTATCTGGGTATTCTCGGAATGGGCATTTTGTTGAAGCTCTTGGGTTGCTTTCCCAAATGGTGGTGTCAGGGGTTGAGTTGGACGCGTCGGTGTATGTCGTCTTGATACGGGCGGTTTCAGTTGATTCTGGATTAGAGATTGGAAAGCTGGTACATTCTCAGGGGATTCGAATGGGGTTGATTCCAGATGCTTTGATCGATCCCATACTTGTCGATATGTATGTGAAATGTGGGTGTATAGAGAGTGCTCATCATGTTCTTGATCGGATGGTGGAGAAGAATGTCGTAGCATGGACTGGATTGATGGTGGGGTACACTCATGCTGATAAAGAGGATGAAGCTTTGGCATTGTTTGGCAGGATGATACAGGAAGGCATTGAATTGGATGAATTTGTGTTTTCAATCGCTCTCAAGGCCTGTTCGGGGTTAGACCGTTTGGATATAGGGAGGCAGATTCATGGTTATGTTGTTAAATATGGGATGGATTCGGATGTTTCAGCGGGAACCCCACTTGTAGATTTTTATGTTAAATGCGGGAGCCTTGAAGAGGCTCACCGTGCATTCGAGAAGATTTCTCATCCTAACGAGTTCTCTTGGAGCTCAATCATCTCCGGATTTTGTCATGCAGGTAAATTCGAGGAATCAATTCGACTGTATAAGGATCTTAGGAATAGAGGGATAGTTTTGAATTCTTTTATATATACTAGTATTTTTCAGGCATGTTCAGCACTGGCAGATTTGAATTTAGGTAGCCAGTTGCATAGTGATGCGGTCAAGCGAGGACTTGTTTCTGATCTCTATGGGGAAAGTGCATTGGTGACCATGTACTCGAGATCCGGTAGCTTGGATTATGCACGTCGAGCATTTGGATGGATAAATCGACCGGATACGATTGCGTGGACCGCCATAATTTCTGGTTGTGCTTATCATGGGCATGCTTCAGAAGCACTGGATCTCTTTAGGATGATGCGTAGTTGTGGTGTAAGACCAAATTCTGTTACATTCGTTGGTGTTTTCACAGCTTGTAGCCATTCGGGATTGGTCTCTGAGGCCCGGCGATATTTGGACTCGATGAGTAAAGATTACggtgtggaacccactgttgatcACTACAATTGTATGGTTGATATCTACTGTCGTGCGGGGCGACTAGAAGATGCattcaaattaataaaatcaatgCCGTTTGATCCCGATTCGATGACTTGGAAGATTTTATTGGGcgggtgtaggacccaccaaaatgttgaGCTTGGGAAGATTGCAGGAGAGAACCTCCTTCGGATGGCCCCCAATGATACAGCTGCTTATGTGCTCATGTTTAACTTGTATGCTTCAGCAAGAAGATGGGAAGAAGCAGCAAACATTAGAAAGGTGATGATTGAAAGAGATGTGAGAAAGGAGGTGAGTTGCAGTTGGATTACTATCAAGGATAAGGTCCATAGATTCATTGTCGGCGATAGACATCACCCACGAACGGACGAGATCTACTCCAAGTTGGAGGAACTGAGTCATTTGTTTGCTGGCCATGGATATGCCCATCTGATAGATGATGGGTCAGATGGTTTGCACGAGGAGAGAAATGAACAGCTTCTTGACCATAGTGAGAGGCTAGCTATTGCCTTTGGTCTTATTTCCACATCTGGTAATGCTCCCATTCTAGTTTTCAAGAATCTCCGTGTTTGCAGCGAttgtcatgatttcacaaaatggGTGTCGAAGACCTCAGGACGTGAAGTCGTGGTTAGGGATTCATGTCGGTTCCATCATTTTAAGGGCGGGAAATGCTCTTGTGGAGATTATTGGTGA